Proteins co-encoded in one Rhopalosiphum maidis isolate BTI-1 chromosome 2, ASM367621v3, whole genome shotgun sequence genomic window:
- the LOC113552253 gene encoding colorectal mutant cancer protein gives MDEQQSVSESVETSSICEEERARKLFQACDGDGDGYIDSRDLLTICRQLNLEDSVDDLMKELGADKSGRISFDEFVRRRLELRTEINALRVHIYDPLPEYLPTSSDNSLGALSGGKHESWEFDSGARDLSPEPNSVRMQNLLQTGGSANSGNLLHLANKLHLAALKSLKTEISDLTKQLQLANEKNDILETSINQIKVTTEIDIKQKYEERITELHSVIAELARKLQVQRSQIITEEIEESQSEIDAQSIETSSFIQESIVLSKEGDCVACSDDHNIHTKLALKEEELEKTRHNLKEVTDEKEELILKSQDTESSFSSGPMSPSRLLIETSKLAEKVKLQKLIEDSAEVNLEGTSICQKAIAERLASAAISDCNLLESEDKEVLMRQVEQLQTRLDHVRSQMAVLELMFEQSAAQTDKLYLILGKYESNMIALKLEVETSEEIMNCYSSLLSIYDGSANEEEKMMKDEIIELLHNLDEEKKKIGSTVVALESYHCEEETIKPRSRNQVTRIDLEMAVLVQELMGIREEKSELQERYVALQKHNCELEKRLAECEERSKIDLDTIQALEQQLSSEDFDSNASINVKLQKQLKDVTTAYQLAMRNSDTRHKQNITLIEKLRNENTTLERSLERAKRKSQSRLKKLESEIEIMVSTHTLQVNILKERIAVLESTIMNNEISKKNETTL, from the exons GCGATGGCGATGGTTACATCGATag TCGAGATCTGTTGACTATTTGTCGTCAGTTAAATTTAGAGGATAGTGTCGATGACTTGATGAAAGAATTGGGTGCTGATAAATCTGGTCGTATATCGTTTGATGAGTTTGTTAGACGTCGTTTGGAATTACGAACAGAAATCAATGCACTTCGTGTCCATATCTATGACCCATTACCTGAATACTTGCCTACCAGTAGTGATAATAGTTTGG GAGCATTATCTGGTGGCAAACATGAAAGCTGGGAATTTGATAGTGGTGCCAGAGATCTAAGTCCTGAACCAAATTCTGTTCGTATGCAAAATCTACTACAAACGGGAGGATCAGCTAACTCTGGAAATTTACTACATCTTGCTAATAAA ttgcaTTTGGCTGCATTGAAGTCATTGAAAACTGAAATATCAGATTTAACTAAACAATTGCAATTggccaatgaaaaaaatgatattcttGAAACATCTATAAATCAAATCAAA GTTACAACagaaattgatataaaacagAAATACGAAGAAAGAATAACTGAATTGCATTCAGTTATTGCTGAATTAGCCCGTAAGTTACAAGTTCAAAGATCTCAGATTATTACTGAGGAAATAGAAGAAAGCCAATCAG aaattgatGCTCAAAGTATCGAAACATCCTCATTTATTCAAGAATCTATTGTTTTATCTAAAGAA ggTGACTGTGTAGCTTGTTCTGATgaccataatatacatactaaatTGGCTTTAAAAGAAGAAGAATTAGAGAAAACAAGACACAATTTGAAAGAAGTAACTGATGAAAAAgaagaattaatattaaag tcacAGGATACAGAAAGCAGTTTTTCATCTGGTCCAATGTCTCCATCTCGTTTATTAATAGAGACATCTAAATTAGCTGAAAAAGTAAAACTGCAAAAGCTTATTGAAGACAGTGCAGAAGTCAACCTTGAAGGCACTAGC atctGTCAAAAGGCTATAGCTGAACGTCTTGCATCGGCTGCGATTTctgattgtaatttattagaatCTGAAGACAAAGAAGTTTTAATGCGCCAAGTTGAACAATTGCAAACACGTTTAGACCACGTACGCTCACAAATGGCAGTTCTTGAGCTTATGTTTGAACAATCAGCTGCTCAAACTGATaa gttatatttaatattgggaAAATATGAATCAAATATGATTGCACTAAAATTAGAAGTAGAAACAAGTGAAGAAATAATGAACTGTTATTCATCTTTATTGTCCATCTACGATGGTTCAGCGAATGAAGAAGAGAAAAT GATGAAAGATGAAATCATAGAGTTGTTGCATAATTTAGatgaagaaaagaaaaaaattggatCAACGGTAGTTGCTTTAGAATCGTATCATTGTGAAGAAGAAACAATCAAACCAAGAAGTCGTAATCAAGTAACTCGCATTGATTTAGAAATGGCAGTTCTTGTACAAGAACTAATGGGGATACGAGAAGAAAAGAGTGAACTTCAAGAACGTTATGTAGCATTGCAAAAACATAACTGTGAATTAGAAAAACGTTTGGCTGAATGCGAAGAACGGTCTAAAATAGATTTAGATACAATTCAAGCATTAGAGCAGCAATTATCATCTGAAGATTTTGATAGTAATGCtagtataaatgttaaactaCAGAAACAGCTAAAAGATGTTACAACAGCATATCAACTTGCAATGAGAAATTCTGACACTAGACATAAgcaaaatataacattgattGAAAAACTCCGCAATGAGAATAC AACACTTGAACGGAGTTTGGAAAGGGCTAAACGCAAATCTCAGTCACGTTTAAAGAAATTGGAAtctgaaattgaaattatggTCAGCACACACACTCTTCAG gtgaacattttaaaagaaagAATTGCTGTACTGGAATCAactattatgaataatgaGATCAGTAAAAAAAACGAAACTACTTTATGA
- the LOC113553526 gene encoding pre-mRNA-splicing factor SPF27, translating into MAGEVIVDALPYIDQGYDEPGIREAAISMVEDEKRRYRPSKNYLEHLPPLNVSAFETEMMRTEFDRLQQRLPMETMSMKRYELPPPPAGKLTDMSAWNECLENSMAQLEHQATRITNLELMMDYGTEAWKSYLEILVKCVAAAQTQVTKLKKQIQEVNFQRKNVQMQVGEKLRDLEANWVGLVSKNYEIELACAHLEKQIRAYELAKTEKMDTD; encoded by the exons ATGGCTGGTGAAGTTATTGTTGATGCTCTTCCTTATATTGATCAAGGGTATGATGAACCAGGCATCCGTGAAGCT GCGATCAGCATGGTGGAAGACGAAAAACGTCGTTACAGACCGTCGAAAAATTATCTCGAACATTTACCGCCACTCAATGTATCAGCATttgaa acAGAAATGATGCGCACAGAGTTTGACAGACTTCAGCAGCGTTTGCCTATGGAAACAATGAGTATGAAACGTTATGAGCTACCTCCACCGCCAGCTGGAAAACTCACGGATATGTCTGCTTGGAATGAATGTTTAGAAAACTCAATGGCTCAACTTGAACATCAAGCTACaag AATTACAAACTTAGAACTGATGATGGATTATGGAACAGAAGCCTGGAAATCTTATTTGGAAATCCTAGTGAAATGTGTTGCTGCTGCACAGACACAAGTGACTAAATTgaa aaaacaaattCAAGAAGTAAATTTCCAACGAAAGAATGTACAGATGCAAGTTGGCGAAAAATTAAGAGATTTAGAAGCTAATTGGGTGGGATTGGTGAGCAAGAATTATGAAATCGAATTAGCATGTGCTCATTtggaaaaacaaataagaGCATATGAATTAGCCAAAACAGAAAAAATGGATacagattaa